The Leptospira stimsonii genome has a window encoding:
- a CDS encoding glycosyltransferase family 2 protein, with translation MAERPPLLSVVIPIYNEEKTIPELTRRLFILQDLLIRNRSFKKDDLEVLFVNDGSRDDSFGVLKKFCAQTNGFYLVNLSRNYGHQTAITAGIDTARGEAVVVMDGDLQDPPEFVDDLYGKLLEGYDVVYAKRKKRPGESWFKLLTAHVFYRILKKITRFDIPIDTGDFRIMSRRVTNVLCSMREQHRYIRGLISWIGFKQTGLEYEREERFEGVTKFSVGKMLKFALDGITSFSSAPLKLSSYLGFFTAFGGAIYALFVIYLRIFTSETITGWSSMMIVVLILGGTQLLALGMIGEYLSRVNDESKNRPLYVIEDVYSSKNAKQTKKR, from the coding sequence ATGGCCGAAAGACCTCCTCTCCTTTCCGTTGTCATCCCGATCTACAACGAAGAAAAAACCATTCCCGAACTCACGAGAAGACTTTTTATTCTCCAAGACCTTTTGATTCGAAATCGATCCTTTAAAAAAGACGATTTGGAAGTTCTCTTTGTCAACGATGGATCCAGAGACGATAGTTTCGGCGTCCTTAAAAAATTCTGCGCTCAGACAAACGGCTTTTATCTCGTGAACCTCTCTCGTAACTACGGTCATCAAACGGCGATTACAGCAGGCATCGATACCGCAAGAGGAGAAGCGGTCGTTGTGATGGACGGCGACTTGCAAGACCCTCCGGAGTTTGTGGACGATCTCTACGGGAAACTACTCGAAGGATACGATGTCGTTTATGCAAAGCGGAAAAAAAGACCGGGAGAATCCTGGTTCAAACTTTTGACCGCTCATGTATTTTACAGAATTCTAAAGAAGATCACGAGGTTCGATATTCCGATCGACACTGGCGATTTTAGAATCATGAGTCGCAGAGTCACGAACGTCCTCTGTTCCATGAGAGAACAACATCGTTATATCAGGGGACTCATTTCCTGGATCGGGTTCAAACAAACCGGACTCGAATACGAAAGAGAGGAACGGTTCGAGGGCGTCACAAAATTCTCCGTAGGAAAGATGCTCAAATTCGCGTTAGACGGAATCACTTCCTTTTCTTCGGCTCCTCTAAAATTATCCTCTTATCTCGGTTTTTTCACCGCGTTCGGCGGAGCGATCTACGCGTTATTCGTCATTTATCTACGGATTTTTACTTCCGAGACGATCACGGGATGGAGTTCGATGATGATCGTCGTACTTATCTTAGGCGGAACTCAGCTTCTCGCGCTTGGAATGATAGGGGAATACTTAAGTCGTGTTAACGACGAGTCCAAAAACAGACCCCTCTATGTGATCGAAGACGTGTATTCCTCCAAAAACGCAAAACAGACAAAGAAACGATAG
- a CDS encoding STAS domain-containing protein: MKIKVTTKNDVHIIKIEGPIKAGNEFELGQKIEEYISKGDVPKFIIDLKKVPFINSAGLGMFLNIYKHIDGLKGRMVFTNLNSDIENLMEITKLASIFEIYKTLEEALESFEY, translated from the coding sequence ATGAAAATTAAAGTCACCACGAAAAACGACGTCCACATCATCAAGATTGAAGGGCCGATCAAAGCAGGGAATGAGTTCGAGCTCGGACAAAAAATAGAAGAATACATTTCCAAAGGTGACGTTCCGAAATTTATCATCGATTTGAAAAAAGTTCCTTTTATCAACTCAGCAGGTCTTGGTATGTTTTTGAATATTTACAAACACATCGACGGCCTAAAAGGGAGAATGGTTTTTACAAACCTCAATTCCGATATCGAGAACTTAATGGAGATTACTAAGCTTGCCAGCATCTTTGAAATCTATAAGACTCTGGAAGAAGCTCTTGAATCTTTTGAATACTGA
- a CDS encoding LIC_11026 family protein: METFKRHFQRHKRLYYILFSILFIYKLVFNRFTGQYVLNKALSGSIQGTASFTVTKFSLLYGITMEDVIVRSDSSFENKPVFSLNELDLSYNLPWIFLGRAKLSRIALVGLNVDLRQKKGEWNLSKLFPPSDQVPEKEKASTPLEEIATYLPVSAYVRFELKDLFVHVTSESGLSSYRAGLEGFNLGLELDTVRFRKIPLNLRILQLIDTLRFQLNPEKAVQIYFEDNSKSLNQPFRMNLELTRDDSVAGGLLVSKADIGSDSIPIRVRNQLLAPFGFALRYQLGYLEREDKLKLESLEWKVNQDVWLQGSGEITGVSSKERNVQFAIQKSSIRLKPLSDFLSTIPGIPKMQLDGELRLAPITISGKDTRLKVSADISAKDLLVSIAGKNHKIPSLRLVADSILHPLTQESPSASKPLPILENLELKELTLTYNGIGLAATGSILRGTDVDLDLAVQNLNLSDYVKTLNGILGLKLKVGGSFEFLNVLGGVQIGGFRFPMGRGKSSPIPIGLDLKSQIRFEKPFVPSVVRLDSLSLFTKGAEGKESLSIFAKGFLSLEKGFRMSLSSLQLKTTLDRLTPTLPLSLRESLIPVRTNLGSQINLDGNVDYTLVEGAQTISGKLLFDLPGIQVPDLKLDLDVKIAKDSSITLPKFTLSAFDSRFKMEASGNLNKATKNAEGVFGDLIPDLKGSLVMKSEKPAYLFKGITFEGLFSIDFRLKNSIASGRLLSKNTNLGYANGFCPGEDCKLYQVEGMNAEFPFIHDLALKTTANLIDGNKEKFIKTYGRIQAPNFTIRQIVGTHPSISGLPFDYVKPKAGQPGLSARIDYSENFLKLEYLKILTLDGLVTGKDILVNVGEGKPEKMEFSAVVQIKDIDLKQLLPPKSRSKIDDGKIKADLNVSGRNLADPIPNINLFFSVFQIGQDFAKSAVNIFTPSNVFTDFIYNSYAVDKIEVELSKGLVYAVIQFKRSILNTIINLENSQISQQRMPLANFLKRARSEIDTYQ; this comes from the coding sequence GTGGAAACTTTCAAACGTCATTTCCAACGCCATAAACGACTCTATTACATTCTCTTTAGTATATTATTTATTTACAAACTTGTATTCAACCGGTTCACCGGGCAATACGTTTTAAACAAGGCTCTTTCCGGTTCGATTCAGGGAACCGCGAGTTTTACTGTCACGAAGTTCTCACTTCTGTACGGGATCACGATGGAAGATGTGATCGTTCGATCCGATTCTTCCTTTGAAAACAAACCCGTATTCTCCTTAAATGAGCTCGATCTTTCCTACAATCTTCCTTGGATCTTTTTGGGACGGGCCAAACTTTCAAGGATTGCACTCGTTGGATTGAACGTCGATCTGAGACAAAAAAAAGGAGAATGGAATCTTTCCAAACTCTTTCCTCCTTCGGATCAGGTTCCGGAAAAGGAAAAAGCGTCCACTCCTCTCGAAGAGATCGCAACGTATCTTCCTGTAAGCGCGTATGTTCGGTTTGAACTCAAAGATCTTTTTGTTCACGTTACTTCGGAATCGGGTCTTTCCTCTTACAGAGCGGGTTTGGAGGGATTCAATCTTGGGTTGGAATTGGATACGGTTCGTTTTCGAAAAATCCCTTTGAATCTAAGAATTCTTCAATTGATCGATACGTTGCGTTTTCAGTTGAATCCTGAGAAAGCCGTTCAGATCTATTTCGAAGACAATTCTAAATCTCTCAATCAACCGTTTCGAATGAACCTTGAACTGACAAGAGACGACTCCGTCGCAGGCGGTCTTCTTGTTTCGAAAGCCGATATCGGTTCCGATTCGATTCCGATCCGAGTGCGAAATCAACTCTTGGCTCCTTTCGGTTTTGCGCTCCGTTATCAACTCGGTTATCTTGAAAGAGAAGACAAGCTCAAACTCGAAAGTTTAGAATGGAAGGTGAATCAAGACGTTTGGTTACAAGGTTCCGGTGAGATCACCGGAGTTTCTTCTAAGGAAAGAAACGTTCAATTTGCAATTCAGAAGTCTTCGATTCGTTTGAAACCTCTCTCCGATTTTTTATCCACGATCCCCGGAATTCCAAAGATGCAGTTGGATGGAGAATTGCGTCTCGCTCCGATCACGATCTCCGGAAAAGACACTCGTTTGAAAGTGTCCGCAGATATTTCCGCAAAGGATCTTCTCGTTTCGATTGCCGGGAAAAATCATAAGATCCCGTCGTTACGTTTGGTCGCCGATTCTATCTTACATCCTCTCACACAAGAATCTCCGAGCGCCTCGAAGCCGCTTCCGATTCTTGAAAATCTGGAATTGAAAGAATTGACCCTCACTTACAACGGAATCGGACTCGCGGCGACCGGAAGTATTCTTCGAGGAACGGACGTTGACTTGGATCTTGCCGTTCAAAATCTAAATCTTTCCGATTATGTAAAAACTCTCAACGGGATTCTCGGGTTAAAATTGAAGGTCGGTGGTTCATTCGAATTTTTGAATGTATTGGGAGGAGTTCAGATCGGAGGTTTTCGTTTCCCGATGGGAAGAGGGAAATCCTCTCCGATTCCGATCGGCCTCGATCTCAAGTCCCAGATTCGATTCGAAAAACCCTTTGTTCCGAGCGTAGTAAGGCTCGATTCACTTTCTCTTTTCACAAAGGGCGCGGAAGGTAAGGAATCTCTATCGATTTTTGCAAAAGGATTCCTTTCCTTAGAAAAAGGATTTCGAATGTCGCTTTCTTCCTTACAATTGAAAACGACGCTCGACCGCCTAACACCTACACTTCCACTTTCGCTGAGAGAAAGTCTGATTCCGGTGCGAACTAACTTAGGTAGTCAGATCAACCTCGATGGAAACGTGGATTATACACTTGTCGAAGGTGCTCAAACGATTTCCGGAAAACTTCTTTTTGATCTTCCCGGGATCCAAGTTCCGGATTTGAAATTGGATTTGGATGTAAAGATCGCAAAGGATTCTTCCATTACACTTCCGAAGTTTACTCTCAGTGCGTTCGATTCCAGGTTTAAGATGGAAGCGAGCGGGAATCTAAACAAAGCAACGAAGAACGCAGAAGGCGTGTTTGGCGATCTGATCCCGGACCTCAAGGGAAGTCTCGTTATGAAATCGGAAAAACCTGCCTATCTTTTCAAAGGGATTACTTTTGAAGGTTTGTTTTCGATCGACTTTCGTCTGAAAAATTCCATTGCAAGCGGGAGACTTCTTTCTAAAAATACGAACTTGGGTTATGCGAACGGATTTTGTCCGGGCGAGGATTGTAAACTCTATCAGGTGGAAGGAATGAATGCGGAATTTCCGTTTATCCACGATCTCGCGCTCAAAACGACCGCAAATCTTATAGACGGGAACAAAGAAAAGTTTATCAAAACCTACGGAAGAATTCAGGCGCCGAATTTTACGATCAGACAGATCGTAGGAACTCATCCTTCCATCAGCGGACTTCCTTTTGACTATGTTAAACCGAAAGCGGGACAACCGGGTCTTTCCGCAAGGATCGACTATTCCGAAAATTTTCTCAAATTGGAATATTTGAAAATTCTAACGTTAGACGGACTTGTAACCGGAAAGGATATTCTCGTGAACGTGGGCGAAGGAAAACCGGAGAAGATGGAATTCAGCGCCGTCGTTCAGATCAAGGACATCGATCTAAAACAGCTTCTTCCTCCGAAAAGCAGATCCAAGATCGACGACGGAAAGATCAAGGCCGATCTGAACGTTTCCGGTCGAAATCTCGCGGATCCGATCCCGAATATAAATCTTTTCTTTAGCGTCTTTCAGATCGGTCAGGACTTTGCTAAAAGCGCGGTAAACATATTCACTCCTTCTAATGTTTTTACGGATTTTATCTACAACAGTTACGCAGTGGATAAGATCGAAGTCGAACTTTCCAAGGGGCTCGTCTACGCTGTCATTCAATTCAAACGTTCTATTTTAAATACGATCATCAATTTGGAAAACAGTCAGATTTCACAACAGAGAATGCCTCTGGCAAATTTCTTAAAAAGAGCCAGATCCGAGATCGACACGTATCAATAG
- a CDS encoding DUF1318 domain-containing protein, with amino-acid sequence MKRLIFSSHVRILFLGFLLSDCIIKSPLITFTQTQTSSEKQMIGEDRILEKDGWLISSIKTSSAGSEIWKKDYSGDTFSQGDKNILMSLRALAYLAPEIKTWKEEGFLAEGRDGKLRINPSAAEAGIKNELSKKEIKSRIDSIVALANEHRNKVISVKIGAETKTDSKESSTDVRSHLEQTWYRLVEKGEYYEKSPGKWVRKE; translated from the coding sequence ATGAAACGACTCATTTTTAGTTCGCACGTTCGTATTCTATTCTTAGGATTTTTACTTTCGGATTGTATCATCAAGTCTCCTTTGATCACGTTTACACAAACGCAAACTTCCTCTGAGAAACAGATGATCGGAGAGGATCGGATTCTTGAAAAGGACGGATGGCTCATTTCTTCCATCAAGACTTCTTCCGCGGGTTCGGAAATCTGGAAGAAGGATTATTCCGGGGACACGTTTTCTCAAGGAGATAAGAATATTCTAATGTCCTTAAGGGCTCTTGCGTATCTCGCTCCGGAAATTAAGACCTGGAAAGAAGAAGGTTTTCTCGCCGAAGGAAGGGACGGCAAACTCAGAATCAATCCTTCGGCGGCGGAAGCCGGCATCAAAAACGAACTTTCGAAAAAGGAAATCAAATCCAGAATCGATTCCATCGTCGCACTCGCGAACGAACACAGGAACAAGGTGATTTCCGTCAAGATAGGAGCGGAAACCAAAACGGATTCGAAAGAATCTTCGACCGACGTCCGCTCTCATCTGGAACAAACCTGGTATCGTCTTGTCGAAAAAGGGGAATACTACGAAAAGTCTCCGGGTAAATGGGTGCGAAAGGAGTAG